In Anopheles arabiensis isolate DONGOLA chromosome 2, AaraD3, whole genome shotgun sequence, the genomic window AATTTCCTCCCTTATCGTTTCCCAGCCGGGCGGCCGATAGTTGGCATTGGAAAAGCCGGCCACTATCGTGATGATGCCGGACGTTGGCACAATCGACAGCTTGCCAGCGTGCGCGGCAATGTAATCCAGCAGCGGGATGTGAAGGAAGGAAATTTTGTTCAGCTTTTTCAGCAAATAGAGCGCATTCAGCAGCCCTATGTCGTGGTCGACCGCGTACTGGGCGCATCGCTTAAGGAACGGCTCGTGGTAGAACATTGGGTAATGTTCGAGATTTTTTTCCAGCACCCTTTTCAGCACATAGTCCAGCATTTTGAACGGCAGCTCGTCTAGGTCACGCTCCAGCACGGCGAACACGTTCTGCAGCAGCTTCCCGTACTGGGGCAGAAAGTTGTGAAAGCTGGCCAGCGCTTTGAGCGCATTGGTGGCCTGCTCGGGCGACAGGTTGGTGCCGTGCAGTGTCAACGCACTCACGATGTTCATCACCGTCCGGTCGTTCACCTTGTGCTGGGACACGAACTCGAGCAGATCGACCAGCTGCTGCACGTTTTCATGGTCCAGCTTGTAGCCGATCTGGatctgcagcagcatcggcagGGCGATCTGCAGCGCCTCGACCAGCGGCGTCCGGTCGAGCTTCTTCAGGATAAAGCTAAGAAACACGATGTGATCCAACGTTACATCATTGATTTGGTGACGtatcagctgcagcagcaccgtgaTGATTTCGCTGTTCGTGTGCACCCCGAGATAGGTAAGGATCTTCAAGCACTCCGTAATGTCGTTCATCAGGAAGGTGCGTGACTCGAAGCGCACATTTTGGCACAGCTCCGCAAACCGGGGATGCTTGAGGATCTGGTCCGAGCGGAGCGtgcttttgccatttttctgcAGCTCGAACAGTGTCTTGAGGGCGGGCAGTGTGTACACGTGACGGTCCTGCTTGGTGCGGCTGATGGTGGGCAGGAATTCGAGCACCTCCTTCGCATCGGTGGCAGATTTGAGCAGGCCGAAGTAGGACGAGGGCGTACCGTCGGCGGGTTGAATCTCCCGCCCGGTCACACAGTAGAACCGGCGAAGTATGCTACGCTGCTGGCTAAACATACGCAACAGCAAACCATTGCGAAACATACTCTGACCACTAAAATAAAGTAGGATTTATTAGATAACAAGTGTTGGGGAGACGCTAAGCTTACGGGATGGTACGCGCGattttcgtcttttttttgctctccgcGGGTGAATTGTGTATATTTTGGTAATCAAAACAACAGCATGCATGTTGATCATATGGAATGTGTCAAATTGAGGGCCGGGTTTGACAGCTTAGAAGTGTTGCCAAAAATACGAAGGTGAATCGTGTTGCCAGCTGTGGAAAGAAGAAACAGTTTTTGGTGATGAGAATTGGAAATTATAGAAATCCATACCTACAGATTGATTTCCgttgtaaaaaaacatttaattataaataatgGTGACATCGTTGAAATGTGAAATGAAAGcattatagaaaaaaataaaccgcGTTTCGTTCGTATCCCCAACACAAGATGGCGCTAGTTGCCATGTGATTCTATTTATTGTAGGTGATGGTGTGTCGTTATCTATTTATTTGTacaaaacttttgttcatCTTATTctgatagaatttgttaaaatatttttccattttctaacAGCCAttgttaaaaatatcaatgttTTTCAAGTCGTTTGTCCATTTCTTGTTCCCACCCTGTGGCAGCGACCGCGAATCGCAGATGGCAACACTGCTAATGTCACCAACACTGTCGAGCTGCCtcttgcttgtggtgtgtgaaaAAATGTCGAACGTAATGACTGTTCAgaacgagcgagagagagtaGTGGCGTTTTGTCACTTTGCATTCATTAAATAAACGCAAAGGtttagttttgtgtgtttgttccaGCGAGAAAACGGAAAACTCCCCCTCCCTCACGCGAGTAAATAATTTGTCCAGTCATTGTGGCCGTGAAGAGACTAGAGTGCATTTCATTCcacaacgaacgaacgagagtTGGTGTGCGTACGGAGCAGCAAGAAGCAGGAAATTCGTTCCGTCCGTGTCGACGAGAGACTGCCAGAGTGTCCGAGTTGCAGCAAAACATTCCCAGGCTCAGGGTGCGATGTGCGTTGGGAGAGGTGCAATAGCGTAGCGATATCGAAATAGTCTGAAGCGCAATATTGGATGCACGGCAAACgcagcagcacacagcacGGTGACAACAACGGTacaacgaaacgaacgaaggTCGCCCATCGTGTCGTCAGACATTTGAGACGcagacccagcgcaggaaaaGGGTTTTGAGATCTGCAAACATCGGCAAACATCGAACAGTCTGTgcctgtgtttttttattcgttagGGAAGAAATCGCTTAGCTAGTGCATCCGTAGTTTCCGGGTTGTGCAACGGTGTCGTGCGAGAACGACCACCACGATGGCACAGTCCCTCTCGACGGAGTCGTGCTCGTCGCTGAGCACACTGGCGGAAACGGATACGACCAGCTCGACCGTGGTGGACGACGAGAGTAGCGACAGTATCGAGCAGAACCGGCCGAAACGCAATGAGCGCCACGAGAAGCTCGGGTTCAAGCCGCAGAAGGAGCTGTTCTGCAACAAATTTCTACCCTACACGGAGAAGCTGGACGATGAGTCACAGGCCAACCTGGAGCGTATCAAGAACAATCTCGGCAAGGCGGTGGCAATGCGCGAGATGGGCCCCGCGGTTATGCTGAACATCCGGAACTTGGTGACGTAAGTGGGAGGAGGGGGATTAATAATGGCTCTGCAGTGTGTTGTGCAAGGTTTTCTAATGATGTATGTGCCCTTTTTGTTGCAGATATATTAAACTGTACGGTATGAAGTTTTCCAAAGAGGATCACGTGAAATTCGTACAGCTGCTGCTCGAAATGCTCGTCATTCCTAAGCTCGATCCGGACGCTATTAACAAAATCAGTGAAGCAATCTTCTTTCTACTACGGTATGTTACAGCTCGATACCGTCGTCCCCGCCTGTCTCCTACTAAACCTTGAACATatattatgttgtttttttttagcaagCGCGAATGGCTCAGTACGGAGGATTTGCAGATCGAGTGGCGACCGCTGTACGATCTGTTCCATCTGGTCGTGTCGCGGCTAAGCAAAAAGGGCGAACTGTTCAACACCACATCGTAAGTAGACCGAATTCTGTGCCTGTTTGTCTTACACTCGTCCCATGCGCGTATTTTCGAGTCCCATGTGCTTAGAGCGTTCGTCGTTCGAAATGTTGTTCGGgggttgttttcatttcttttgttgAGTAAAATCCGTTCCTCCACCAATTTGCGTACCCCCTGCAGGAAGAACCGAAATGAAAGCACGAAATCACCGCTGGCACTGTTGCTCGAAGCCGCCGCCGAAGAGATGGGCTACGATGTGTCCACCGTGGCCCAGTATCTCGGTATCGAGATGGACGCTAATGGACAGGAGAAAGCgtaaatctttttttgtttgtttaaattgtttttgattCCTTCTCCTCTATTCTGGCTCCCGCTTTCCCCCTTCCCCGTCATTGACATTCTCCTTCGGGTTCATTCGGCGCGGACATTATCGTATGTTTTAAACGGTGGTGCTAGGCCAGCGATCGGCAAACTTTGGGTCGGAAAGAGCCATTTCTTATAAAAATGATCGTAGAGCTCCACGAGCAGAGCCATCTAGATGAACGCAAAGAGAAAATGTATGAAAGTTCCAAAGtccatataatacagaggtcgatgcatagctcgattttggtccaccattttgaaagtttatttttgacagttagatgaaaaagcgttcacaaacgattccaaacaaccatacactttttagggctaattgtgcattttgtgctcaaaacttagtttaactatacatttctttctcatgaacgtggcatggagtagttttttcagtaattcatcactTTAAAATGACCACAATCAGAAATCTGGCCTCTTAGCTTTGAccctcttgagctgcacaagatttcgtcgtaatttcgggcactgatcttgttgtaattgataatttcactataattctatcttttcttgatattcgtcaactttttaaattacaatattacaaacaaacgatgtaaaaatggccgaaaatgctttcagaccactgcatgcacaacaactaaaacctcaatgtatgctaagatgaaactattgaagctttttcatccagctgtcaaaactttcccacactttttgatcaaatgttctggatgactcgacctctgtattatatagactttggaAAGTTCTATGACATGTGTGAACGGTAAAAAGCAGCATGCGGCCCGCGTGTCATACTTTGCCGATCGCTGTGCTTGGTCATTTGTAATTTTGTGGATGGACATttaaaagacaaaaacactctctttctttctcctgGTCACCCTTATTCTATAAACTCTCCAATGGTAatggtgtttattttgttttgttttggcagTTGTGTAGCGAGTctattgtatgtgtgtgtgtgtttaactGAGGAAAAATGGTACAAAAGAAAGGCTAATTTTGCTATTAGCGCGCGctagagagaaagcgagaatgTGTTGAGCTGTGTAGTTGCATCGTTGTTGCATCATTGCATTCTCATGTTCATGGTAGATTTAATCGTACAGACACTTGGGCACGTGCCTTCCGGCGCTATTAACATCCATGGAGTATGGGATACCATGAACCGAGGACACTCTGTCTTCATCGCAGAACCATTGTCCACCTAAATTCGTTGCACATTCTTCCTTGGGACGGTATTAACGAACCAAAAGTTGGGAAATCACCGGTCGGTGTGGTTTTCATCCTTCGCTTTAGGTACAGAGTGTTGCGGTTCCTGCTTCGCTGCCGGTTATATTTACCCAAAACTTGCGAAGAATAACAAAGAATTCTAATgttctcttccctttttcccaGGACCATGGAGGCCAACCTGCAATGTGCAATACAAGTGTGTACACCGTAAGTATTTGCCGCTTCtactttccattttgtttgtaacaatgccttctctctctcccttcccttcccgaTAGCTACTTTCCGCCGTCCGCAATGCAGGAAATATTGGACGAGCTTATGCCGCGGATACAGCCCCTGGACAATGGTAGCGGTTGCGAGGTGGTCACCATACTGAACATCTTCCTCAACTACGAGCAGGGGTACGAGCTGTGGTTCGACAAGCTGATGTCGATCTGGAACGCGTACCACAACCCACCGTGGGCGGGCGACCTGATGACGATGTTTGCGGTCGTTGGGCTGAAGAACATCGGCCACATCGACTGGGAGCCGCACATTCCGACCATGTTTGCGCGCATCACGCGCGCGATCAACTTCCCCGTGAACTACCGCAACACGAAGGGGGGCCGGGCGAATGGGCTGCAGCCGGACGCGATCGCCACGTGGATCGTGTCAGCGCTGGGGCCGCGCAGCAGCGCCCAGCAGTATCTGAGCACGTTCATGTCGACGATCGAGTCGTACCTGCATCCGGCCAACACGGGGAAGTGGGTGAAAATGTTGGGCGAAATATTGATCCTGCTGCCGCGGTTCTTCATCGATCGGCTCGTGGTCGAGCGGTATCGCAAGGGGCACCATATCCGGCCGATACCGAGCGAGCACAAGCTGACCGAGGAGTGCATTACCGCGTTCGTGGAGTGCATGAAACCGGTCGCCCTGCAGGCGAT contains:
- the LOC120908270 gene encoding uncharacterized protein LOC120908270, whose protein sequence is MFRNGLLLRMFSQQRSILRRFYCVTGREIQPADGTPSSYFGLLKSATDAKEVLEFLPTISRTKQDRHVYTLPALKTLFELQKNGKSTLRSDQILKHPRFAELCQNVRFESRTFLMNDITECLKILTYLGVHTNSEIITVLLQLIRHQINDVTLDHIVFLSFILKKLDRTPLVEALQIALPMLLQIQIGYKLDHENVQQLVDLLEFVSQHKVNDRTVMNIVSALTLHGTNLSPEQATNALKALASFHNFLPQYGKLLQNVFAVLERDLDELPFKMLDYVLKRVLEKNLEHYPMFYHEPFLKRCAQYAVDHDIGLLNALYLLKKLNKISFLHIPLLDYIAAHAGKLSIVPTSGIITIVAGFSNANYRPPGWETIREEIARNSTITTGSIPWIRYNLELLSLDIFNPQLLAHWLNPQALEANMARNVLVDYLQLTELGQTLRLLYGGQYQGAYPAKHFVEKSVMLMLQNNDHPLLKPLEFAFGGEEYVSTQVVTEQGHVLDHVIAFDADGNPVKQCVPSVEGAGIRLEDVRQQANKLVAVLFLPKSCYAINVNRLRGRFALHVKTIQALGIPTATVSPVIWANLPESERIPFLQREVRDALQQTT